The Luteolibacter arcticus genome includes a window with the following:
- a CDS encoding DNA cytosine methyltransferase, translating to MIFPAPSFVDFFAGSGLVTQGVRHACEPVWSNDICAKKAAIYLANHGDGHFHPGSIEHVRGAEIPKGDIVWASFPCQA from the coding sequence GTGATTTTCCCTGCGCCTTCCTTTGTCGATTTCTTCGCTGGCAGCGGGTTGGTCACCCAGGGCGTGCGGCATGCCTGCGAACCGGTCTGGTCGAACGACATCTGCGCGAAAAAGGCCGCCATCTACCTCGCCAACCACGGCGACGGCCATTTCCACCCCGGCTCAATCGAGCACGTCCGCGGCGCAGAGATCCCGAAGGGCGACATCGTCTGGGCCAGCTTTCCCTGCCAAGCATGA
- a CDS encoding Ig-like domain-containing protein, which yields MRSIIHVLKISLLAGCFALLTVTPTATAAYNESGGVVVMEAESEPLPAQGWKQATSVVGRSDNASIFGSFYGSTLNSSSTPGKGLISYKVVITTPGDYQLQWRSLISSYNSTEGTFNTSTETTEHNDSFARMLNPSGVSITAQEVPGGANGGVPDKIGSASENWYKVYRNGSGWIWDAKNQDNYPLPLFWTLAPGTYTFQISARSSGHAIDRILLWNRNGSTSYGNKVTGAGNTSASNALPLSVITGTDTTAPTISSFSPADNATAVVSGANLVATFSENISRGTGNITVKNLTDATQTTIAVTDTSQVSISGAVLTINPTANLVAGKNHAIQIAATAIDDTAGNSFAGITNDTTWNFATEPAYDAWARGALFDADANGDGVKNGLAWILGAANPTASVLDKLPTVSTVGGNMVFTFQRIQSSISATTALSIEVGTTLTSWPSIYTVGANTAGSTGGVEVAKDTPTAGTDRVKLTVLQAPDAAKFARLKAVQTP from the coding sequence ATGAGAAGCATCATCCACGTTTTGAAAATCTCGCTGCTCGCCGGATGCTTTGCATTGCTCACGGTCACCCCCACTGCCACCGCTGCCTACAATGAGAGCGGCGGAGTGGTGGTCATGGAGGCCGAATCCGAACCCCTGCCTGCTCAAGGATGGAAGCAGGCGACAAGCGTTGTGGGCAGAAGCGACAACGCTTCCATATTTGGGTCATTCTATGGCAGCACTCTCAACAGTTCCAGCACTCCTGGCAAAGGATTGATCTCCTACAAGGTAGTGATAACAACCCCCGGTGACTATCAATTGCAATGGCGCTCATTAATATCCTCGTATAATAGCACTGAAGGCACTTTTAATACTTCCACAGAGACAACCGAACATAATGATTCATTTGCCCGCATGCTGAATCCAAGTGGAGTCAGCATCACAGCGCAAGAAGTGCCTGGTGGCGCAAACGGTGGTGTCCCGGACAAAATTGGATCAGCCAGCGAAAATTGGTACAAAGTCTATCGGAATGGTTCGGGCTGGATTTGGGATGCAAAAAATCAGGACAACTATCCCCTCCCTCTCTTTTGGACGCTCGCCCCAGGCACTTACACCTTCCAAATCAGCGCTCGCTCATCAGGTCATGCGATTGATCGCATCCTGCTGTGGAACCGCAACGGAAGCACTTCATACGGAAACAAGGTCACAGGTGCAGGCAACACTTCGGCCTCCAACGCCTTGCCTCTCTCTGTCATCACCGGCACCGACACCACGGCTCCAACGATCTCCTCTTTCAGCCCCGCAGACAACGCAACTGCCGTGGTTTCCGGCGCGAACCTCGTGGCGACATTCAGCGAGAACATCTCCCGCGGCACCGGTAACATCACGGTCAAGAACCTGACCGACGCGACGCAAACGACCATCGCCGTCACCGACACCAGCCAAGTGTCGATTTCCGGTGCCGTCCTGACGATTAACCCGACGGCAAACCTTGTGGCCGGCAAGAACCACGCCATCCAGATCGCCGCGACCGCCATCGACGACACCGCGGGCAACAGCTTCGCCGGGATTACCAATGATACCACCTGGAACTTTGCCACTGAGCCTGCCTACGACGCTTGGGCGCGTGGGGCGCTCTTCGATGCCGATGCCAATGGCGACGGCGTGAAGAACGGGCTCGCTTGGATCCTCGGTGCCGCCAATCCCACTGCCAGCGTGCTCGACAAGCTGCCGACGGTTTCCACGGTCGGCGGCAACATGGTCTTCACCTTTCAGCGCATCCAATCTTCCATCAGCGCCACCACCGCGCTTTCGATTGAAGTAGGCACTACCCTCACCTCGTGGCCATCCATTTACACCGTCGGTGCCAACACCGCCGGATCAACCGGCGGCGTGGAGGTCGCCAAGGACACGCCAACGGCAGGCACGGACAGGGTGAAGCTGACGGTGCTTCAAGCCCCGGACGCTGCGAAATTCGCCCGTCTAAAGGCCGTGCAGACGCCATGA
- a CDS encoding methyltransferase, translating into MNQGSSTFDQYFTPESLICRLIEEVPLKKVKRIADFAVGKGALLLEAKKIWPEAELLGIDRDPKMVCSLKTNPTSGTWICENFLEWAPKQDGAAKAAYQSDLILLNPPFSLKAHPCLSIPFQGAVYRCSIALAFISYALRFLRKGGAILAILPHGVVHSKRDAALWSAIGKTFDLDILEDHVAERFHGCQVRCITVKIFNRRPKIHAKTAKPLEVVPDASAALQLSRGCFDHVSYKNADCRGRRGHLLIHTTNLKDGKIVGRFARLSAALPYKEYEGSLIVFPRVGRPSKEKVVFIADAKGLQFTSCVMVVACGEMSTAQAVFSAISEAWNSFRNCYGGTGAQYTTLEKVKDFIRSLPEAEGVEESSLKRSCSLAGG; encoded by the coding sequence ATGAATCAAGGCTCTTCAACCTTTGACCAATACTTCACACCGGAATCTCTGATCTGCCGTTTGATTGAGGAGGTTCCGCTAAAAAAAGTAAAACGCATTGCCGACTTTGCTGTCGGCAAAGGAGCATTACTTCTAGAAGCGAAGAAGATCTGGCCAGAAGCAGAGTTACTGGGAATTGATCGAGACCCCAAAATGGTCTGCTCGCTGAAGACGAATCCTACAAGTGGGACTTGGATCTGCGAAAATTTCTTGGAGTGGGCTCCAAAACAAGATGGGGCTGCTAAAGCAGCTTACCAGAGTGATCTGATCCTGCTTAATCCCCCCTTTTCACTAAAGGCGCATCCTTGCCTTTCTATTCCTTTTCAGGGGGCTGTTTACCGGTGCTCCATTGCCTTGGCATTCATTTCCTACGCGCTAAGATTCCTTAGAAAGGGCGGAGCTATTCTGGCTATTCTTCCTCATGGAGTCGTCCATTCAAAACGAGATGCCGCCTTGTGGTCGGCCATTGGAAAAACCTTTGATCTAGATATTCTCGAGGATCACGTTGCTGAGCGATTCCACGGTTGCCAAGTCCGCTGCATAACAGTTAAAATTTTCAACAGACGCCCAAAGATTCATGCGAAGACCGCTAAACCTCTTGAAGTAGTGCCGGACGCGTCAGCAGCCTTACAATTAAGTCGAGGCTGTTTCGATCACGTGTCATATAAAAATGCAGACTGTCGAGGTCGTCGCGGCCATTTACTGATCCATACAACAAATCTTAAAGATGGAAAAATCGTGGGCCGCTTTGCACGACTCTCCGCGGCCCTTCCTTATAAAGAGTACGAAGGGAGTTTGATTGTTTTCCCCCGAGTGGGCCGCCCTTCGAAAGAGAAGGTTGTCTTTATCGCCGATGCCAAAGGATTACAGTTCACCTCGTGCGTCATGGTAGTCGCCTGCGGAGAAATGAGCACCGCCCAAGCTGTCTTTTCTGCCATTTCTGAGGCTTGGAACTCATTTAGAAATTGCTACGGAGGAACTGGCGCTCAGTACACCACCCTAGAGAAGGTGAAAGACTTCATCCGTTCGCTTCCGGAAGCGGAAGGGGTGGAAGAAAGCTCGCTCAAACGGAGTTGTTCTCTTGCGGGTGGCTGA